The genomic window TGTCATCTGTAGTAGTAGTGGGTACACAATGGGGCGACGAAGGGAAAGGAAAAATTACTGACTTTCTTAGTGAAAATGCTGAAGTGATCGCACGGTACCAAGGTGGCGACAATGCGGGACACACAATTAAATTCGATGGTGTTACGTATAAACTGCACTTGATTCCTTCGGGGATTTTTTACAAAGATAAAATCAGCGTGATCGGGAATGGTGTGGTAGTCAATCCGAAATCTTTAGTCAAAGAATTGGCTTATTTACACGAAAAAAATGTGACGACAGATAATTTACGTATCTCTGATCGCGCACATGTCATCTTGCCGTATCATATCAAATTAGACCAATTGCAAGAAGATGCAAAAGGGGAAAACAAAATCGGAACGACCATCAAAGGGATCGGACCTGCTTATATGGATAAAGCAGCACGTGTCGGTATTCGTGTAGCCGATTTATTGGACAAAGAAATTTTTGAAGAACGTTTACGCATGAATTTAGACGATAAAAATCGTCAATTTGTGAAAATGTTCGATTCAGAGCCAATCGATTTTGAAGAAATCTTTGAAGAATACTATGAGTATGGTCAACAAATCAAACAATATGTGACAGATACATCTGTCATTTTAAATGATGCGCTAGATGCAGGAAAACGTGTGCTATTTGAAGGCGCACAAGGAGTTATGTTGGATATCGATCAAGGAACCTATCCTTTTGTTACTTCATCCAATCCAGTTGCTGGAGGCGTGACGATCGGTAGTGGTGTCGGCCCTTCTAAAATCAATAAAGTGGTCGGTGTATGTAAAGCCTATACGTCACGTGTGGGTGATGGCCCATTCCCAACAGAATTATTTGACGAAACAGGTCAACGAATCCGTGATATCGGTCGTGAGTATGGTACAACGACAGGGCGTCCTCGTCGTGTCGGCTGGTTTGATACAGTCGTGATGCGTCACTCAAAACGTGTATCAGGTATCACGAATCTATCTTTGAATTCGATCGATGTCTTGAGCGGCTTAGAAACAGTGAAGATCTGTACAGCGTACGAATTAGACGGTGAACGAATCTATCATTACCCAGCGAGTCTGAAAGAATTGAATCGTTGCAAGCCAATCTATGAAGAATTACCAGGCTGGTCAGAGGACATTACTGCTTGCCGTACGTTAGCAGAACTACCAGAAAATGCGCGTAACTATGTAAGACGTATCTCAGAGCTTGTAGGCGTGCGTATTTCAACATTTTCAGTCGGTCCTGACCGAAACCAAACAAATATCCTAGAAAGCGTGTGGGCGCAAATCTAGGCCTTTCAGTGACTATTCGCTAACAGGAACATTCTTTCAAGAATGAGTGAAACACTGGAATCACGATAAACAGATAAGAGGGGAAAACGGGGAATCGAACGTTTTTCCCTCTTATCGTATCTATTCACCCTTTCGTTTGAACAGTTCATGCCAAGTAGAATGTCTACAAGGGTTGAAGTTATTTAAAATTCTAGGAGTTTGCTATAATAGACAACGATGAAAAGTGGAGAAAAAAGGAGTTGGAACGAATGTATCAAATAGTCACAGATTCATGTTGCGATCTGCCATATCAGGTATTAGCAAATGCAAATGTTGATTTTTTATCTATGGAAATCCAGATAGGTGAGGAGATCCTGATCGATGATCTAGGAAAAACATTTGATTATGAAGGGTACATCCAACAGTTACGTGAAGGCGCAATGCCTACGACCTCACAAATCAATGTTGGTCGTTATTTAGAATTCTTTCGTAGCTATGTAGAAAAAGGAATCCCTGTTTTGTACATTGCTTTTTCGAGTGGGATGAGTGGTTCTTACAGCAGTGCCTTACAAGCAGTGGAATTATTGAAGGAATCATACGAAGACCCACAAGTTTATGTATTTGATACAAAAGCCGCAAGCATCGGTGAGGGATTGTTGGTATTAGAAGCAGTTCGCTTGAAACAAGCAGGCTCTTCTCTAGAAGAAACACTGACTTGGCTAGAAAACAATTACCTCAAGGTTCATTCTTGGGTAACAGTCGATGATTTAAAACATTTAGAACGTGGTGGCCGTATTTCTAAAGCAAGTGCCACTATTGGTAGTCTTTTAAGCGTAAAACCAATCATTACCGTTGAACCAGGTGGTCATCTATCAAATGTCGATAAAGTACGCGGTAGAAATAAATCCATTCAAAAAATCGTGGATGAAACCGTCAAATCGATTGTCGCGCCACTTGAACAAACGGTGTATATCGCTTATGCAGGTGATCTAGAAAGTGCTGAGAAAGCCAAAAAGCTGCTGGAAGAAAGCATCAAAACAAAAGAAATCAAGCTCTATCCCTTAGGACCAACGATCGCAAGTCATACAGGCTATGGCTGTATCGCGATATTCTCAATGGGCGTCAGCCGATAAAAAGAAAAACAGGTGTATCACGTAAGAATACTTACGCTGTACACCTGTTTTTTTGTTGATGTTGAAAGGCTTAGTTCCAAAGTTGTTCTAATTGTTTTTGTATGTCTTTGTTCTCTAAGAATTCATCATAAGTCGTATCTGCACGGTCGATCACGCCTTTATCAGAAACAGCAATGATGCGATTTGCTAACGTTTGGATGAATTGGTGGTCATGAGAAGCAAATAGGATCGAACCTGAAAATGCCATCAAACCATCATTCAATGCAGTAATCGATTCTAAGTCTAAATGGTTCGTTGGATCATCTAAGACAAGGACATTTGCTTTTGAAAGCATCAATTTAGAAAGCATACAACGAACTTTTTCGCCCCCAGAAAGGACATTTACTGGTTTTAATACTTCTTCACCAGAAAACAACATGCGACCTAAGAAGCTTCGTAAGAAGGTGTTATCATCTTCTTCTTTACTTGCATATTGGCGTAACCAGTCAAGGATCGTTAAGTCTGTATCAAATTCTTTTGTTGTATCCTTTGGTAGATAAGCATTGCTTGTTGTTACACCCCAACGGACAGTACCCGTATCCGGTGTTAAATCGCCCATGATCACTTTGAATAGCGTTGTAGTTGTTATATCATTTTCGGCAACGAATGCTACCTTGTCTTCTTTGTTCAAAGTGAATGATATATCATCTAAAATCTTCTTACCATCAATCGTTACACTGACATTTTCAACTTGTAGTAAGTCATTTCCGATTTCACGCTCCGGTTTGAATCCAACAAAAGGATAACGACGTGAAGATGGTTGGATATCGTCCAACGTGATTTTTTCTAACATTTTCTTACGAGATGTCGCTTGTTTTGATTTTGACGCATTTGCACTGAAACGTGCGATAAAGTCTTGTAATTCTTTGATTTGTTCTTCTTTTTTCGCATTGGCATTCGCTTGTAACTTAGTCGCTAATTGGCTTGATTCTAACCAGAAGTCGTAATTTCCTACATAAAGTTTGATTTTACCAAAGTCTAAATCTGCCATGTGGGTACATACTTTGTTCAAGAAGTGACGGTCATGGGAAACAACGATCACTGTATTCTCAAATTCAATCAAAAATTCTTCTAACCAGTTGATCGACTGGATATCTAGTCCGTTGGTCGGCTCATCTAGAAGTAATACATCTGGTTTACCAAATAGTGTTTGTGCAAGCAACACTTTCACTTTTTGTCCACCTGTTAGTTCGCTCATCAATTGATGGTGTAACTCTTCAGGAATATTCAATCCTTGAAGTAAAACAGCTGCTTCTGGCTCTGCTTCCCAACCATTTAATTCTGCGAACTCGCCTTCTAATTCTGCGGCACGAATCCCATCTTCATCTGTAAAATCTTCTTTCATATAGATGGCATCTTTTTCTTTCATTACTTCATACAAACGTTTATGCCCCATGATCACTGTTTCCATTACAGTATATTCTTCATAGTCAAAGTGGTTTTGTTTCAAAACAGCCATACGTTCATCAGGGCCTAATGTAACAGAACCTGTTGAAGGTTGTAAGTCTCCAGATAATACTTTAAGGAATGTTGATTTACCTGCGCCATTTGCTCCAATTAAGCCATAACAATTGCCGGGAGTGAATTTTATATTAACATCATCAAATAGTTTGCGATCTGAAAAGTGCAAACTTACATCATTTACAGTAATCAATTTTTTTCCTCACTTTATGTTTATAATATTTGCCAAGTCTTCTAGAATTATATAGGGGAATGTTGAAAGTTTCAAGGAAATCAGTGATTCTTTACGTTTCACGTGAAACAATTAAAGGAATAAAAGATGGTAAACGTTTTTTTACCACTAAAGCATTTTCATAGGTGCTAAATTTTTGAAGTTATTTTAATGGGGGCGTAAGATAGAAATAGATAAAGAAGAAAGTAGGGATAAAAAATGAAAGAAAGTAGAAAAGTAGATTGGGGTTCACTGATATTAGGGATATTATTTGTTTTAGTTTCCTTGATTTCTTTTCGTGATCCAGTAGGTAACTTGGTTGCCATCGTTATTGTATTTGCTGTTTTTGCTATTATAAAAGGGTTATTTGAGTTATTTATGCGCAAACAAGTAAAAGAGCTGACAGGTTATAAAGGCAAGATGCCATTGGTCGTCGGGATCATTGATATTTTGATTGGGATCTTTTTCATCTTCAATATTGGCGCCGGTGTTGTAGCATTACCATTTGTCTTCGCTATTTGGTTCATTATTGATTCTGTTTTAGCTTTAGTTACGGCTGATTTATTTAGAGGAATCAGTGAAGGTCATTATTGGTTCACCGTAGTCATCAACATCTTGGGTATCTTATTAGGGATCATTTTATTATTCAATCCTTTATCCTCTGCGTTGACGCTAAGTTTTTTAGTTGGTTTTTACTTTATGGTGGTTGGGATCAATCAGATCGTTTATGCGTTTAGATGATTTCTAGAAATATAAGAATAAAATCAATTAAATTTAAGTTGTTAGAAGTGATTGGCAGATGATCTTAATCATGAACTAAGTTTACACTTAAAAAAGTGCAATAGCTGACCAAGTGATTCAATCATTGAGTTACTTGGTTGGCTTTTTTATTGATTAAGAGAAGGTGTGTATAGATTTTTTGTAAATTAACAATTATATTACAATTAGTTGAATAGAAGGGGAGGGATCAATAGTATGGGTATAATAACGATAAGATTGAATGATCAGGAAGAAGCTTTCTTTCAAAGCTATGCAGAATTAACGGGTCAACCTTTATCTACTTTGATGAAACAAGCATTGACTGAAAAAATTGAAGATTATCTTGATTTGCAAGACGGATATGAAGTATTGAAAAATCTAACTAATGAATCAGCTAGTCTCCAAAATATGTTGAAAGAAGAAGGCTTATGACTTAACTTGTGGAATTTTACTCTGGCGTTACCGTATAGGTAAATACAGACTTATTTGCATCATCCATGATGATTGTGCTCTTGTGCTTGTTATCAAGTCAGGAAAGCGTGAGACAATTTATAGTATTTAGTCGATGTAATTATTACATATTTTTATAGTAATATTCAGCTTTCATGTTTTTAAAAGCCTATCCTTTGGGAAAAACCTCATAAAGCCAAAATAGTTTCCATATTTTGGCTTTATGAGGTTTTTAAATTTTTTGTTCTGCTAACTTTGGGATTTTCTTGATTCACTTGGAAGAACTTTTACAACTGTTTAGAAAGATGTTGCGTATATATTTCATGAAGCACAGGCATATCATGGACCTTATATTTTTCTTTGAAGGCCTCGATTTCTTCTTCGCTATATTTTCTTGGATCTAAGTGTAAGTCTTCGACAGGTAAGGGACGTTTATTGGGGATTTTCACATCGATTACGACTGGGCGATCGGATGCCGCCGCAGCGTCGAAAGCAGGGCGTAATTGCTCGTAGTGTGTAATCGTGAATCCATCCGCACCTAAGGCTTCAGAAGCTTTTCCAAAATCAGCTTGTTCAAGTAAGACGCCAAATTTTTGTTGTTCAGTGTCTTCTTGTTCGGCTTCGATAAAGCCAAATGAATCATTTGAGAAAACGACATTGATGACTGGTAACTGATAGTTGACTTGGGTCAAGATATCTTGCATCACCATAGCAAAGCCACCGTCACCGCTCAAAGTAAAGACTTGTCGATCGGGAAAACTTAATTGAGCAGCAATTCCGCCTGGTACACCATTTCCCATCGTCGCAAACCAACCAGAAGTGGTGTGTAGCTGCTCGCCGTTCATATTCAATAAGCGAATCGAGTGAATGGTCGTGTTTCCAACATCTGTCACAAAAACAGCATCGTGTTCGGCAATCCGGTTGATTTCTTTGTAGACTGCTTCTGGGCGAATCGATTGCTCAGTCGGTTCTTCAAACGATTGTAACCAACGCCGCCAATTTTGGACATTTTCTTGGTTGGCTAAATACCAAGCATCTTCTGCTCGTTCTTTTCCCAGTTCAACTAATTTCTCTAATGTGAATTTTCCATCGCCTAAAATGGCTAAATCTGCGTGATGACGGCGGCCAAACTTGGCTGCATCAATATCGACTTGGATAAAAGCTGCCTCAGGATTGAAGAACGTCCGCCCAAAAGGAAAGTCACTTCCTACGAATAAAATCAAATCGGCTTCTGCCAACGCTTCATTTGCAGGTTTTGTCGCTACCCGCCCCGCAAAACCAAGAAAGTTTTTGTCTTCATCTGGCACAATTCCTTTAGCTAAAACAGAAGCAACTATCGGCATCTTAAAATATTCGGAAAATCGCTTGATTTGCTCATACCCATGACGGACACCTTGTCCGATGAATAAGACAGGTTTTTGAGCTTGTTTGAGATATGGTAAAGCTGCGTTTACGTCTTCTGTGTCAGGTAAGATCACTCCTGTTTTGTAAGTATGAGCGTTGGACACCTCTTGCCACTCAATTTCTTCAAAACCAAAATCAACAGGGATCGTCACGACTGCGACGCCTTGATGCGCATATGCCGCCTTGATGGCTTCATCAACCACATGGGGTAAACTTTCAGGTGTCATGACTGTGCGGTTGTAGACACTCACATCAGCGAAAATCGGATTTTCATTTAACTCTTGAAA from Enterococcus sp. DIV1094 includes these protein-coding regions:
- a CDS encoding adenylosuccinate synthase, which translates into the protein MSSVVVVGTQWGDEGKGKITDFLSENAEVIARYQGGDNAGHTIKFDGVTYKLHLIPSGIFYKDKISVIGNGVVVNPKSLVKELAYLHEKNVTTDNLRISDRAHVILPYHIKLDQLQEDAKGENKIGTTIKGIGPAYMDKAARVGIRVADLLDKEIFEERLRMNLDDKNRQFVKMFDSEPIDFEEIFEEYYEYGQQIKQYVTDTSVILNDALDAGKRVLFEGAQGVMLDIDQGTYPFVTSSNPVAGGVTIGSGVGPSKINKVVGVCKAYTSRVGDGPFPTELFDETGQRIRDIGREYGTTTGRPRRVGWFDTVVMRHSKRVSGITNLSLNSIDVLSGLETVKICTAYELDGERIYHYPASLKELNRCKPIYEELPGWSEDITACRTLAELPENARNYVRRISELVGVRISTFSVGPDRNQTNILESVWAQI
- a CDS encoding DegV family protein → MYQIVTDSCCDLPYQVLANANVDFLSMEIQIGEEILIDDLGKTFDYEGYIQQLREGAMPTTSQINVGRYLEFFRSYVEKGIPVLYIAFSSGMSGSYSSALQAVELLKESYEDPQVYVFDTKAASIGEGLLVLEAVRLKQAGSSLEETLTWLENNYLKVHSWVTVDDLKHLERGGRISKASATIGSLLSVKPIITVEPGGHLSNVDKVRGRNKSIQKIVDETVKSIVAPLEQTVYIAYAGDLESAEKAKKLLEESIKTKEIKLYPLGPTIASHTGYGCIAIFSMGVSR
- a CDS encoding ABC-F family ATP-binding cassette domain-containing protein, whose translation is MITVNDVSLHFSDRKLFDDVNIKFTPGNCYGLIGANGAGKSTFLKVLSGDLQPSTGSVTLGPDERMAVLKQNHFDYEEYTVMETVIMGHKRLYEVMKEKDAIYMKEDFTDEDGIRAAELEGEFAELNGWEAEPEAAVLLQGLNIPEELHHQLMSELTGGQKVKVLLAQTLFGKPDVLLLDEPTNGLDIQSINWLEEFLIEFENTVIVVSHDRHFLNKVCTHMADLDFGKIKLYVGNYDFWLESSQLATKLQANANAKKEEQIKELQDFIARFSANASKSKQATSRKKMLEKITLDDIQPSSRRYPFVGFKPEREIGNDLLQVENVSVTIDGKKILDDISFTLNKEDKVAFVAENDITTTTLFKVIMGDLTPDTGTVRWGVTTSNAYLPKDTTKEFDTDLTILDWLRQYASKEEDDNTFLRSFLGRMLFSGEEVLKPVNVLSGGEKVRCMLSKLMLSKANVLVLDDPTNHLDLESITALNDGLMAFSGSILFASHDHQFIQTLANRIIAVSDKGVIDRADTTYDEFLENKDIQKQLEQLWN
- a CDS encoding HdeD family acid-resistance protein; the encoded protein is MKESRKVDWGSLILGILFVLVSLISFRDPVGNLVAIVIVFAVFAIIKGLFELFMRKQVKELTGYKGKMPLVVGIIDILIGIFFIFNIGAGVVALPFVFAIWFIIDSVLALVTADLFRGISEGHYWFTVVINILGILLGIILLFNPLSSALTLSFLVGFYFMVVGINQIVYAFR
- the relB gene encoding type II toxin-antitoxin system RelB family antitoxin; translated protein: MGIITIRLNDQEEAFFQSYAELTGQPLSTLMKQALTEKIEDYLDLQDGYEVLKNLTNESASLQNMLKEEGL
- the spxB gene encoding pyruvate oxidase, yielding MSTINAGIAMVKVLESWGIDHIYGIPGGSFNSIMDALYKEKEKIDYIQVRHEEVGALAAAADAKLTGKVGAVFGSAGPGATHLINGLYDAQMDHVPVVALLGQVASTSMNYTAFQELNENPIFADVSVYNRTVMTPESLPHVVDEAIKAAYAHQGVAVVTIPVDFGFEEIEWQEVSNAHTYKTGVILPDTEDVNAALPYLKQAQKPVLFIGQGVRHGYEQIKRFSEYFKMPIVASVLAKGIVPDEDKNFLGFAGRVATKPANEALAEADLILFVGSDFPFGRTFFNPEAAFIQVDIDAAKFGRRHHADLAILGDGKFTLEKLVELGKERAEDAWYLANQENVQNWRRWLQSFEEPTEQSIRPEAVYKEINRIAEHDAVFVTDVGNTTIHSIRLLNMNGEQLHTTSGWFATMGNGVPGGIAAQLSFPDRQVFTLSGDGGFAMVMQDILTQVNYQLPVINVVFSNDSFGFIEAEQEDTEQQKFGVLLEQADFGKASEALGADGFTITHYEQLRPAFDAAAASDRPVVIDVKIPNKRPLPVEDLHLDPRKYSEEEIEAFKEKYKVHDMPVLHEIYTQHLSKQL